A stretch of the Uranotaenia lowii strain MFRU-FL chromosome 3, ASM2978415v1, whole genome shotgun sequence genome encodes the following:
- the LOC129756182 gene encoding histone H2B codes for MAPKTSGKAAKKSGKAQKNIAKGDKKKRKVRRKESYAIYIFKVLKQVHPDTGISSKAMSIMNSFVNDIFERIAAESSRLAHYNKRSTITSREIQTAVRLLLPGELAKHAVSEGTKAVTKYTSSK; via the coding sequence ATGGCACCGAAAACCAGCGGAAAGGCCGCCAAGAAGTCCGGCAAGGCCCAGAAGAACATCGCCAAGGGAGACAAGAAGAAGAGGAAGGTCCGCAGGAAGGAATCCTATGCTATCTACATCTTCAAAGTGTTGAAGCAAGTCCACCCTGATACGGGAATATCTTCCAAGGCCATGAGCATCATGAACAGCTTCGTCAACGATATCTTCGAACGTATCGCTGCTGAATCCTCTCGGCTGGCTCACTACAATAAGCGCTCGACCATCACATCCCGCGAAATCCAGACTGCCGTCCGTCTGCTGCTTCCGGGAGAGTTGGCCAAGCACGCCGTCTCTGAAGGAACCAAGGCTGTCACCAAGTACACCAGCTCCAAGTAA